The genomic region ATGGGGTAGTCGCAAGATCATTAAAAGTGGACCAAGTTTGTCCTACAGTTAAATATCCGTAGCTAACATAAGCATGTCGAAGCCTCATGTAATTTATTCCTGTTCCGCCTCCTGCAAAATCACCTTCTACATAGAAACGAATAAACCCTTCTTTGGTCTTGATACGAGAGGACATACCTATTCTTGATTGCCTTGCATCTAAGTGAAATCCGGGTTGTTTGGTACTGGCATCTCCCACAGGGATATTATAGGGAGCAAATCCTCCAACTCCTGTTAATCCGTTAAAGTCATATAATCCATTTAATTTTACATAACCACGAATTCCAAGTAGAGTAGTAGCTTTTTCTAAGTCTTGAGGGTGCTTATTATCAACAATTTTAGTGGAATCCACTTTTAGAAGTTTCGCTACTTGGATCACTTCATTGTGATGTTGCTCAACGACAACAGTATCTCTTTGGTGAAAAATAGGTTCAATATCAGCGATAATGACACCTTCTGTTTCTTCAATCTTGAGTATATTTTCACTGCTATCATGCAATACAATATTTCCCCAAAAGGGTAATGCTCCATCTCTGTAGGCCCAAAAACCGTGTTCACCTTTTTTTAATGATAAACGTACTGCTTCGTAAGCTTTTAAAGGATAGGGAATAAGGTCGATCTCAACAATAATGGACTCTCCGGTTTCATTTTCTATTCTTACCGAAGCTCCATCTCTATTTTCTGACCTTTTATTGGTGGTGTCTTCAAGTGTTGCTTTAGCTAGAGTATCAATTAATGTGATATCATTTTTATATACATATCCTCTTTTTCCTGAGATGTAATCCCAAGTTCTAATATAAGTTTCGGCAGAGTCTAAAGGCAAAGTAAGAATATCTCTTCCTTTTTCTAACCTCAGTAATGCAGGGCTATCGATGTAGGTAGATCCTTTTAAGTAGGTTGTGCGATCCACAGATGTTCGCATCCACTGTGCTTCAGCAACAAAGCTCAATAGGATTAGAAATAAAGTGAATATATTAGAAAGTGATCGCATAAATCGAAAGATCAATAAAGTATTACAAAGTTAGATGTCGTATCTGATGTACATTTGAAAACGAGAAGCATAACCTCTTTCATTATCCTTGTTTCTCCTCACACCATAAATGTAGCCAAGCCCCAATTGCATTCTATCAAAAGCAAACCAATAGCTATTGAAACTACCATAATAACTGCTTTGGTAGGCATTATCTTCTTGCCAATTGGCTGTTTCTAACCATGTAACTCCTGCAGTAATATTACTAAATAGCTTTTTTGACCAATGATGTTCCAAAGAGAAATACCCACCTGCAGTCTGAGGAATAAATATATTTCCTTCTGGACTAAAAAATGCATCAAAATTATAGTTTCTAAACCCTCTGACATATCGACTAATCCCTTTTCCATAAATCCCTTGGAAATACAAGATGTTATCTTCATTGTCAGTGAGGTATTGTTTTCCACTGAGATTGATACCGTAGCCGACCTCACTGCTTACATTATCATTTTTATTGGTGTAAGAAAGCAATCGAAACAATCCAGAAACTTGTAGGTGTCCATCAGCATAAGTCCATTTGTATCTTGAAACCACATCAGGAGCTAGTTGCCTTTGATCGATTGCTACAGAATCGGTAAATAAGATAGTTGGACTCTCTACAGCAACCGCAAAAACATTTTGGTTGTCACCTACTTTCTTTTCATATCTGATCATTCCTTGTCGGATAGCCACACTACTATTTGGGCCTTCTCGATCTACTGTTAAAGGAAGTGCTTCTAAGTTCGAGAAAGTCGTCCATGTTTGTCCTACTGTAAGGTATCCGTATTCTGCATAGGCTTGTCGTAACCGGAAATACATTTGACTGGTATTTCCTCCTGCAAAATCACCTTCAATATATAAATTGAGGTATCCCGTTTTTGCTTTTACTTTTGATGAGAATCCTAGTCTTGACTGTCTGGCCCCCATATAAAACCCTCTATCTTGTGTGTTCCTAACATCACCCACAGGTATTTCTACAGGGACAAAACGATCCACATCAGAAAGCCCATTAAAGTCAAATATTGAATTGAGTTTTACGTATCCTCTCAACCCTACAGT from Flammeovirga agarivorans harbors:
- a CDS encoding DcaP family trimeric outer membrane transporter gives rise to the protein MRSLSNIFTLFLILLSFVAEAQWMRTSVDRTTYLKGSTYIDSPALLRLEKGRDILTLPLDSAETYIRTWDYISGKRGYVYKNDITLIDTLAKATLEDTTNKRSENRDGASVRIENETGESIIVEIDLIPYPLKAYEAVRLSLKKGEHGFWAYRDGALPFWGNIVLHDSSENILKIEETEGVIIADIEPIFHQRDTVVVEQHHNEVIQVAKLLKVDSTKIVDNKHPQDLEKATTLLGIRGYVKLNGLYDFNGLTGVGGFAPYNIPVGDASTKQPGFHLDARQSRIGMSSRIKTKEGFIRFYVEGDFAGGGTGINYMRLRHAYVSYGYLTVGQTWSTFNDLATTPLTVDNEGPSTGSSTRQGLIRYEKKIGNTENEFGVSIETPTRTFTDSIAIDRRQKYPDFAGRYKFVLRHSSLQIASILRFISSYNMNEDIVTKPGFGMMVSGKVNLNLYNKNNHIYWQALGGKGITRYVSAFSNYQLDAVPNPNGELYIPLSMGGYIALEHYFTKKFMMNIVSGFSWIDNADFQPGETFEKSYYNSLNGFWFPFDRMRVGGSYVQGQRFNKDGQKGHAQRFQFYVRYDI
- a CDS encoding DcaP family trimeric outer membrane transporter, with product MTFDFKNYTLLFLLFFLSTLQTNAQWMRAEVNQDVYLRDYADKDSRIIMSMEKGRGLLALPISKDDVYIRIWDYQTGKRGYAYNKYITLIDTLVKGDLTNLEVKGSLKRGGTTLHIENTEKQDVHVEIDQVPYALMPYQEITLRLKSGDHGIWISKDGAFPFWGNLGLADSAEYVLKIANEEDVLISELKPIYSMQDTVRMEFHHVDTVNITPKVKIDTARIVTNKHPQDLEKAKSTVGLRGYVKLNSIFDFNGLSDVDRFVPVEIPVGDVRNTQDRGFYMGARQSRLGFSSKVKAKTGYLNLYIEGDFAGGNTSQMYFRLRQAYAEYGYLTVGQTWTTFSNLEALPLTVDREGPNSSVAIRQGMIRYEKKVGDNQNVFAVAVESPTILFTDSVAIDQRQLAPDVVSRYKWTYADGHLQVSGLFRLLSYTNKNDNVSSEVGYGINLSGKQYLTDNEDNILYFQGIYGKGISRYVRGFRNYNFDAFFSPEGNIFIPQTAGGYFSLEHHWSKKLFSNITAGVTWLETANWQEDNAYQSSYYGSFNSYWFAFDRMQLGLGYIYGVRRNKDNERGYASRFQMYIRYDI